The DNA segment GCGAGGACTCGCTGGAAGTCCTTGCTCAGATCGGTGCCATTCGCACCGATCCCAAATTTTAGTTCCGGAAACAGCAGTGATGAAGCCGCGCGAGTCAGCTGCGTTGCCTCGGTTGTCTTGACCATTGCGAGACAACGACTACGACGACAATCGTCGCTTGGCTACGCCTGACTACCTGAGGAATCTTCGATCTCTCTCTGTTTACAGCGAGGAGGAGGCCACACTCCGGTCAGCTATCTTCAGTCTGGTTCCCGCTATCGCCTCGAGCGAAACTCGCTTGCGGACCACTGGTGTTGTCTGGAGTGATCTGGGTGCCTTCGATGAGCGCTTCAAAATCGTCTACCTCGTCGTACTGGTCTTGATGTACCAACGCTGTTTTGCCAAGCGTTGCAATCTCGTACAGTCCAGACCGTTCGGCTGGGCCAATTTTTCGGACGAGGCCATAGTCCTCGAGCACCGGCAGTCGTGTGTTGATGTTCTTTCGACTCTTCCCCGTGTGATGTGCTAGATTCGTCGCGACGTTTCGTCCTTTGTCTGCTAGCTCTTCAAGGATCAAAAAGTCGGTTGGCTGGCGTAATTTCATGGATTCTAATTATTGTGATGATATCGAGTAATACTTTTTGGCTAGAACATTCCTTCTTTGATCGCCTCTTCTAAATAGATTAACGATTATAGATTCTACGAACCTATCTAGTTCACTCGAGG comes from the Natronolimnobius sp. AArcel1 genome and includes:
- a CDS encoding winged helix-turn-helix domain-containing protein, producing MKLRQPTDFLILEELADKGRNVATNLAHHTGKSRKNINTRLPVLEDYGLVRKIGPAERSGLYEIATLGKTALVHQDQYDEVDDFEALIEGTQITPDNTSGPQASFARGDSGNQTEDS